One window of the Prosthecobacter dejongeii genome contains the following:
- a CDS encoding PVC-type heme-binding CxxCH protein: MRFIPLLLALPCALLADFPKVYNSDPGDAQPPTPQQALAKLKLPVGFQATLFAAEPDVQNPVAMAWDSKGRMWVAENYTYAERSKRFDLALRDRVIILEDKDNDGVAETRKVFTDDVQMLTSVEVGHGGTWLMCPPQVLFIPDANGDDIPDGPPQVMLDGFTVAKDNYHNFANGLRWGPDGWLYGRCGHSCPASLGVPGTPEAERIPMKGGIWRFHPQRKTVEVLTHGTTNPWGHDWDKNGEMFFINTVTGHLWHLMPGAHLHDTSPSLNPGVYQRLDTIADHYHFDTSGSWQESRDGKANDLGGGHAHIGMMIYQADQWPNEYRDKLFTLNMHGRRANVERLERLGSGYVGKHEPDVFLTEDEWFRGIEISTGPDGSGYLLDWSDTGECHDSTGVHRTSGRIFKISYEKPSARQPALYPRCLIGEGKLQTIWKQYQAGQTTPAMLLSHLKDGNEYVRAWAIRLLTDHWPLDTLKSQRPTGADAATAFDESIYTSLVHLAKTEPSSAVRLTLASTLQRLPLQHRALLASALVKHKEDAQDKFLPSLVWYGLIPLGNSDPQALVTVAKDSQWPDTTRWITRNLASRLEKNATPLNALLKNTSKQPDAHRIAILQGMSEAFQGWRKAPKPEAWDSFISQPPQGSEKAIRELSTLFGDGRALDEVKALALDDQAPLENRLEALKTLLDARPADLRALCEKLLDVRGLNGLAAKGLAQFDDPAIGQKLASNYRKFSQEDRPGIIAALVSRPSFAKVLLDQVGAGKIPRSELSAFHARQIRGLNDKSLTKKLTEVWGELRDSAGDKTKLIEDLKAKLSPDVLAKADLSKGRAMYQICAACHVMYGEGGKVGPDLTGSGRANLDYLLENIVDPSGVVSADYRMSMLTLKDGRVLSGVIARQNDRTLTLRLMTEETTVEKSEITKQDTSPVSMMPEGLLMAFQPDQIRDLIAYLMHPSQVPLPK, translated from the coding sequence ATGCGTTTCATCCCCCTGCTCCTCGCCCTTCCCTGCGCCCTCCTGGCAGATTTCCCCAAGGTTTACAACAGTGACCCTGGTGATGCCCAGCCCCCCACCCCGCAGCAGGCCTTAGCGAAACTGAAACTACCCGTAGGTTTTCAAGCCACCCTCTTTGCCGCAGAACCCGATGTGCAAAACCCTGTCGCCATGGCCTGGGATAGCAAAGGCCGCATGTGGGTGGCTGAAAACTACACCTATGCCGAGCGAAGCAAGCGCTTCGATCTGGCCCTGCGTGACCGCGTGATCATCCTGGAGGATAAGGACAACGACGGTGTGGCCGAGACGCGCAAGGTCTTCACCGACGACGTTCAAATGCTGACCAGCGTGGAAGTGGGCCACGGTGGCACCTGGCTCATGTGTCCGCCTCAGGTCCTCTTCATCCCCGATGCCAATGGCGATGACATCCCGGATGGCCCCCCACAGGTGATGCTGGACGGTTTCACCGTCGCCAAAGACAACTATCACAACTTCGCCAATGGTCTGCGTTGGGGGCCCGATGGCTGGCTTTATGGCCGCTGCGGTCACTCCTGCCCAGCCAGCCTCGGCGTCCCTGGCACCCCAGAGGCTGAGCGCATCCCCATGAAGGGCGGCATCTGGCGTTTCCACCCTCAGCGGAAAACCGTCGAAGTCCTCACCCATGGCACCACCAATCCGTGGGGCCATGACTGGGACAAAAATGGCGAAATGTTTTTCATCAATACCGTCACCGGTCACCTCTGGCATCTCATGCCTGGCGCACACCTGCATGACACCTCCCCATCCCTGAATCCAGGGGTCTATCAGCGGCTTGATACCATCGCTGACCACTACCACTTTGACACCTCAGGCTCTTGGCAGGAAAGCCGAGACGGCAAAGCCAACGACCTAGGCGGCGGCCATGCCCACATCGGCATGATGATCTATCAGGCTGACCAATGGCCTAACGAGTACCGTGACAAACTCTTCACCCTCAACATGCATGGCCGCCGCGCCAATGTGGAGCGATTAGAAAGACTCGGCTCCGGATACGTCGGCAAGCATGAGCCCGATGTCTTCCTGACCGAAGACGAATGGTTCCGAGGCATCGAAATCAGCACGGGCCCCGATGGCAGCGGCTACTTGCTTGATTGGAGTGACACAGGCGAATGCCACGACTCCACCGGCGTCCACCGCACCAGCGGTCGCATCTTCAAAATCAGCTATGAAAAACCCAGCGCCCGCCAGCCAGCTCTTTACCCCCGCTGTCTCATCGGCGAGGGCAAACTGCAAACCATTTGGAAACAATATCAAGCAGGTCAAACCACCCCCGCGATGCTGCTATCTCACCTGAAAGACGGAAACGAATACGTTCGCGCCTGGGCTATCCGTTTGCTGACTGATCACTGGCCACTCGACACGCTCAAGAGCCAACGTCCTACAGGAGCTGACGCCGCCACAGCCTTTGATGAATCCATCTACACATCATTGGTTCACCTAGCCAAGACAGAGCCATCAAGCGCCGTTCGTTTGACTCTCGCCAGCACTCTTCAACGTCTGCCGCTTCAACATCGTGCTCTCCTGGCCAGTGCACTGGTGAAGCACAAAGAAGACGCTCAGGATAAATTCCTCCCCTCCCTCGTCTGGTACGGCCTCATTCCCTTGGGCAATAGTGATCCGCAAGCACTCGTCACTGTGGCCAAAGACAGTCAGTGGCCTGACACGACTCGCTGGATCACCCGGAATCTCGCGAGCCGATTGGAAAAAAATGCCACTCCTCTCAATGCCCTCTTAAAGAATACCTCGAAGCAACCCGATGCGCACCGGATCGCTATTCTGCAGGGCATGAGTGAAGCGTTCCAAGGCTGGCGCAAAGCCCCCAAACCTGAGGCTTGGGATAGCTTTATTTCTCAGCCACCGCAGGGCTCCGAAAAAGCCATTCGCGAACTCTCCACCCTGTTTGGAGATGGTCGTGCCTTGGATGAAGTCAAAGCCCTTGCACTGGATGATCAGGCTCCGCTTGAAAACCGCCTCGAAGCCCTCAAAACACTCCTTGATGCACGGCCTGCGGATCTCCGCGCCCTCTGTGAAAAACTGCTGGATGTGCGCGGACTGAACGGGTTAGCCGCAAAGGGCCTGGCTCAGTTTGACGACCCGGCCATTGGACAAAAACTGGCTTCCAATTACCGCAAATTCAGCCAAGAAGATCGCCCAGGCATTATCGCGGCTCTGGTATCGCGCCCGTCTTTTGCGAAGGTGCTTCTCGATCAAGTCGGGGCAGGGAAAATCCCCCGCAGCGAGCTCTCCGCGTTTCACGCACGCCAGATTCGGGGTCTCAATGATAAAAGTCTAACCAAAAAGCTCACTGAAGTCTGGGGAGAATTGCGTGACTCCGCAGGAGATAAAACCAAACTCATCGAAGACCTCAAGGCCAAGCTAAGTCCAGACGTCCTCGCCAAGGCTGATCTCAGCAAAGGCCGCGCCATGTACCAGATCTGTGCCGCCTGCCACGTCATGTATGGCGAAGGTGGCAAAGTAGGTCCTGATCTCACAGGATCCGGCCGGGCCAATCTTGATTACCTCCTCGAAAACATCGTGGACCCCAGCGGGGTCGTCAGTGCCGACTACCGCATGAGCATGCTCACCCTCAAAGACGGCCGTGTCCTCAGCGGAGTCATCGCCCGCCAGAACGACCGCACCCTCACCCTCCGACTGATGACGGAAGAAACCACTGTCGAGAAAAGTGAGATTACCAAACAGGATACCTCCCCCGTCTCCATGATGCCCGAAGGCCTCCTCATGGCCTTCCAGCCTGATCAAATCCGCGATCTCATCGCCTACCTCATGCACCCCTCCCAGGTCCCCCTACCCAAGTAA